TGAGTTTGGTGTTCCTGAACCCTTCTCCAAACCGGCGGCTTTTCGTAAAAGCACAGCAGCTGGAGGTGTCTTCGTGATAAATGTAAAGGATCGATCAGCATATACCGTAATAACTGCAGGGATAATCAATCCTCGATCTTTTTCAGTCCTGGAATTAAACGCTTTGCAGAACTCCATGATATTCACACCCGCCTGTCCCAATGCCGGTCCTACCGGCGGAGAGGGATTGGCCTGTGCTGCGGGAATATGCAGTTTAATCTTATTAATTACCTTTTTGGCCATTCGCTTCTACCTTCTTACTACTTTTCTAATTCTATCTGCAGGAAGTCCAGCTCAACCGGTGTAGGGCGTCCAAAGATGGATACCTCTACCTTAACCTTCTGCTTAGCTTCATCAACTTCCTTGACAAAACCGGTGAAATCCACAAAGGGACCATCCATGACCTTGATTGGGTCTCCGGCTTTGAAAATGGTTCCCATGACTTCTTGCCCATCGCGCTCCTCAACTTCACCAAGGATGCGACGAACCTCTACGTCTTTCAACGGAACCGGCTCACCTTTTGGACCCACAAAGGACATGATCCCGGGAACATTCTCTACGAGATAACGTGTCTCAATTGTGACTTCCATCTGGATCATGATGTATCCTGGAAAGAATACCTTGTTGCGTATATATTTCTTTCCAGCACGCATTTCAACAACATTTTCTGATGGTACCAGGACCTCAGGAATCAATTCACTCATCCCAGCCAGCTCTGCCTCTTGAAGAATCGCCTCACTAACCTTCTTTTCCTTACCGGAAAAGGTTCTAAGACTATACCATTTCATGGCCATTTTAGCGCCCCATGATCACATTTAAAATCAGAATGGACATCACCTTATCAAGGACAAAAAGAATGAACGCG
The Candidatus Neomarinimicrobiota bacterium DNA segment above includes these coding regions:
- the rplK gene encoding 50S ribosomal protein L11, which encodes MAKKVINKIKLHIPAAQANPSPPVGPALGQAGVNIMEFCKAFNSRTEKDRGLIIPAVITVYADRSFTFITKTPPAAVLLRKAAGLEKGSGTPNSEKVGMVTQEQLREIAELKKPDLNSHDVEMAMRIIAGTARSMGITVAE
- the nusG gene encoding transcription termination/antitermination protein NusG, which encodes MKWYSLRTFSGKEKKVSEAILQEAELAGMSELIPEVLVPSENVVEMRAGKKYIRNKVFFPGYIMIQMEVTIETRYLVENVPGIMSFVGPKGEPVPLKDVEVRRILGEVEERDGQEVMGTIFKAGDPIKVMDGPFVDFTGFVKEVDEAKQKVKVEVSIFGRPTPVELDFLQIELEK